CAAACAGTCAAAAGGATGATTTTATGGTAAAATTCTCTACATCTACATATAGTTACTTCTTTCGTAGTCGATAGGTAATTCTGCCTTTGGTCAAGTCATAAGGAGTTAACTCTACCTTGACGCGATCGCCGGGCAAAATCTTGATATAGTTGCGGCGAATCTTGCCGGAAATGTGAGCTAGCACGTTAAATCCATTGTCCAAGTCAACGCGAAACATCGCATTGGGCAAGGACTCTGTAACCGTGCCTTCCATTTCAATCAAATCTTGCTTAGACAATTTGTTTTTTCCTCAACTCAACAATTTCGTGTTCAGTTGCAGCACTTCATCTGCAAGAGAACACATTTTAAGAAATATATCAACAGTTTATTAATATATCTTAGCTAAAATTGATCTGTTTCTTGGGAGGGGCATGGGACATTAGGAATTGGGGAAAGAATTGCTGTAGCTCCTCCCCTACTCCCCGATCCTCAAGCGATTACCTTTTGCAGTTCAGTAGTGACTTCTTCTTGGGACTGATTGCCATTGACTGTTAAAAGTTTTTGGCGATCGCGATAATAATCAATTAAAGGTGCAGTTTCAGCGCGGTACACTTCTAACCGACGACGAATCACCTCTTCGGTATCATCTTTTCGCCCTCTAGCTAACAAACGTTCTACCACAACATCATCTGGTGCATCTAGATTAACTACCCTTTCGCCACTCTGATGTATTGTTTCCAGCAATTCTTCTAGAAAAGCTGCTTGCGTCACTTTACGGGGAAAACCATCAAGAATCCAACCATTTTCTGCATCTGGTTGGTTGAGGCGCTCCTGTACCAAGTCCTGCACTAGCTGATCGGGTACTAACTCGCCGCTATTTACATAGTTTTGAGCTTTGATTCCCAGATGAGTTTGCTCTTTCATAGCTTGTCTTAATATTTCCCCAGTAGAAATATGGGGAATATTTAAGTGTCCCGCCAATGATTGAGCTTGTGTTCCCTTACCAGCTCCAGGTGGTCCCAAGAAGATTAGTCGCGTCACTATTGTTTCACCATTCCTTCATAGCGCTGAGAGATTACGTATGTTTGGATTTGCCTCGCCGTATCAATCGCCACACCGACTAGAATTAACAGAGAGGTAGCACCTAGTCCCTTAAATGTGGGTACTCCTAAAGCACTTTCTACACCGGTTGGGATAATAGCAACCAAGCCCAAAAAGATAGCACCCAAAAAGGTGAGTCGGTTTGACACGCGCTCGATATACTCACTAGTCGCTTTACCGGGACGAATGCCAGGAATACTAGAACCCATTTTCTTCAAATTCTGCGCTACATCTACCGGGTTGAGAATCAACGAAGAATAGAAGTAGCTGAAGAAAATAATGGAAATCATGTAAACCAAGGCATAGACCCAAGAGCCAGAACCGCTTGGACTCAAATAAGTGTTAATTATATTTGCCAACTCAGCATTCTTGGCGAAATTTGCAATTAGCAATGGCAAACTGAGGATAGCTGCGGCAAAGATAATTGGCATTACGCCACCTTGATTTAGCCGCAAGGGTAAAAAGCTCCGTTGCTCTGCCAAAACTCTACGACCTACTTGGCGACGAGCCGAAATAATCGGGATGCGGCGCATTCCTTCTTGGACAACCACAATACCAACAATGGTTGCTAAGAAAACTAAGATTAGTACGATGACGCGACCCACTGTTTCCCGACCGCCGACTTGCACCAAATCGATAGTATCGCCTAAAGCTTTTGGTAATGAGGCGACAATGTTGACAAAAATCAACAATGATGCTCCATTCCCAATTCCCCGCTCTGTAATGAGTTCTGATGCCCACATAACGAACATAGAACCAGCAGTTAGAGCGATCGCAGTTTCAGCTACAAAGATTGGTCCTGGATTTAAGGCAAATTGCTGGAGGAATAATGCTGAAAATGCTGTACTTTGGAGAATTGCCCAACAGACAGTGACATAGCGGGTAATTTGCGATATTTTCCGCCGACCCGCTTCGCCTTCATTTTTCTGTAAATTTTCTAAAGATGGAATCGCCGCGGTGAGCAATTGGATGATAATGGACGCATTAATAAAGGGTAAAATCCCTAGAGCAAAAACGCCCAAAGTCGAAAGTCCTCGCCCGGAGAATATATCCAATAAACCGAATATGGAATTACTGCCCGATATAGCTTCGGCAAATCTAGGTCTGTCAATCCCTGGTACGGGTAAGAAAATACCCAGGCGAACCAAAATTAAAACACCGACAGTAACAAGCAGCCTACCTCTAAGCCCGGCTGCTTGTGCCATCTGCATAAAAGTTTCTTGAGCCGTTGGGGCTTTATCTCGACTGATCATAGAGTGCTACCTTTATAGTGAACCAGGCGCTGACAGCGAGTTGGCTTACATTTAAGTGCGCTGTTCCGGCTCACTCATAAGACTTCACAACTCCCACCAGCTGCCTCAATTTTGCTACGAGCTGTACCTGTGAAAGCTGCCGCTTGTACCTTGAGCGGAGTGCTCAATTCGCCGTTACCCAAAATTTTCAATGGCCCTTTGACAGCAGTCAGGATACCTGCTGCTTTCAAGGAGGCTAAAGTTACTTCCGTATTAGCGGGAAGAGAGGCTAGCTTCTCTACATTAATCGTAGTGTAAATCTTTTGATTAACAATCGGAAAGCCCTTCAGTTTCGGTAAGCGGCGGTACAATGGCTGTTGACCACCTTCAAAACCGGGTCGAGTACCACTACCAGAACGAGACTTTTGACCCCGCATACCTAGACCAGCACTAGCACCTTGACCAGCAGAAATACCTCTGGCTACACGCTTTTTGCGTTTCTTTGAGCCTTTTTGCGGCTTAACATCATGGAGTCTCATAAGTTACCAAGTTGTCATTTTTCGTTTCTCATTTGTCATTTGCCATTACGTAGGTTGTCATTTGTTCAGAACAAAGGACTACTGACTAAGGACAAATGACTAGTTAGATGTAGAGATTTTGAATAGGAATACCGCGATCTTCGGCGACTTCAGAAAGAGTCCGCAATGTAGATAAGGCATTGACTGCTGCTCTAGCATTATTGAGCGGATTGTTAGAACCAAGTTGCTTGGCTAAGACGTTACGAACTCCTGCCAATTCCAACACAGTCCGCACAGCACCACCAGCAATTACCCCAGTACCAGGTGCGGCTGGACGCATAATCACTTTTGCACCGCCACCTACACCATCAATGGGATGGGGGATGGAGTTAGATTTTGTGATTGGGATATCAATGAGATGTTTTTTGCCGTCGGCTACGCCTTTTTTGACTGCACCGATTACATCTGAGGCTTTGCCTACTCCGACACCAACTTGACCGCGTTCGTTACCGACGACAACGATCGCTCGGAAACTGAGTTTTTTACCGCCTTTGACGACCTTGCTCACGCGGCGGATTTGGATAACCCGCTCTTGCCAAGTAGTTTCTTCTTTTTTGGCACGCTTTGTTCTACTTTTACGCTCTGTTGCCATAATTTATGCTCTGGTGAACGTCATTTGTCAGTTGTCATTTGTCATTTGTCTTTTGTCATTTGTCCAATGACTAATGACTAATGACCAATGACTTTAGAAATCTAAACCAGCTTCGCGTGCTGCATCAGCTAGGGCTTTGACACGACCATGATATAAGTTACCACCGCGATCGAAGACTACTTTGGTGATGCCTTTTTCTAGTGATCGCACTGCGATCAACTTACCAACTTGCACCGATGCGTCGCGGTTTGCACCTGACGCTAAACTAGATTTCAACTCTGGTTCTAAAGTCGATGCTGCCACTATGGTTTGATGCTGACTATCATCAATTACCTGGGCATAAATATGCTCATTAGAACGGAATACTGCTAAACGCGGACGTTCTGGGGAGCCAACAACTTTGCCACGAACGCGTCGATGACGACGGTTTTTTGATTCTCTACGAGTAAGTTTCATTTCTACTTCTTACCACCCTTACCAGTCTTACCAGCCTTACGTCTTACCACTTCACCGGCATAGCGAATGCCTTTACCTTTGTAAGGTTCTGGTGGACGAACGGCGCGAATTTTTGCGGCTGTGTTGCCTACGATTTCTTTGTCGTAGCCGCTGACAATCACGTTAGTGGTACCTTCGACTGCAAACTGAATCCCATCTGGTGGTTCAATTTGCACCTGATGGCTGTAACCCATGTTTAAAACTAGATTACGCCCTTGAAGTTGTGCCCTGTAACCAACACCTTGGATTTCCAAACGGCGTTGAAAACCTTGGGAAACTCCCTCAACCATGTTGGCAACTAAAGTTCGGCTCAAGCCGTGCAGTTGCTTTGATGTCCGAGTTTCATCCCGACGATTTACGTGTAATATTTCTCCCTCTTGAGAGAGTGAGACATTATCTCTGAGAGTGCGAGAAAGTTCTCCTTTCGGGCCTTTCACCACAATATTCGTACCATTGATCGCCACTTGAACTTTGGCGGGAATAGTAATTGGACGTTTACCAATACGAGACATTACTTTTTGTCCTTTGTTATTTGCCCTTTGCCTTTTGTTATTTGTCCTTTGTCCTTTGTCTTTTGTCCTTTGTCTTTCACTAATAACAAATGACTAATGACCAATGACCAATGACTAATGACAAATGACTAATGACCAATGCCTACCAAACGTAACAAAGCACTTCGCCACCCAAGTTCTGACGACGCGCTTCGCGGTCAGTCATAATTCCACTGGATGTAGAAATAATGGCAATGCCAATGCCGCCTAGTACTCTTGGTAATTCTTTTCTATTGGAGTAAACACGCAAGCCTGGCTTACTCACTCGCTTTAAGGCGGTGATTAGAGGCTGACGATTCTTACCCTTATATTTCAGGGAAATCACTAGGTTGTGTTTTACCCCTTCTTCTGCTTCTTCGATTTCAGCAATAAAGCCTTCCTCCCGTAGCACTTTGGCAATGCTGCGGGTCATTTTTGTAGCTGGCACTTGTGTAGTTTGATGCCGCGCCAGGTTGGCATTGCGGATGCGCGTCAGCATATCTGCAATTGTGTCGTTAGCCGCCATCGTTCCCTCTATAGATGAACTTACTGATCGCGAAAGGGCATTCCTAATTCTTTAAGTAAGGCGCGGCCCTCTTCGTCGTTTTTTGCTGTGGTGATGATGGAAATATCCATCCCACGCACTTGATCAACGCTGTCGTATTCGACTTCTGGAAAAATTAGCTGTTCTCTTACACCCAGAGTATAGTTACCCCGTCCGTCAAAGCTTTTAGGGCTAACGCCACGAAAATCTCGAATTCTGGGCAGTGATAGGCTAACTAGCCGGTCGAAAAAGGCATACATCCGTTCGGCTCTGAGTGTCACCATGATCCCCACAGGCATCCCTTGACGGATCTTAAAGCCAGCGATCGCCTTTTTCGCCCGCGTCACCACTGGTTTTTGACCAGTAACAAGCGCAATTTCGTTGATGGATGCTTCCAGCGACTTGGCATTTTGAGCTGCTTCACCCAAACCTCGGTTAATAGTAACTTTTACCAACTTCGGTACTTGATGAACGTTGGTATATTGAAACTGATTAATCAGTTTGGGGACGATTGTCTCTTGATATAAGCTTTTGAGTCTTGTTGTCGCCATAGTTTTTTGTCCTGATATCCCTGGGCTTGGTCAGGGAACTTTTATTGTCCTTTGTTATTTGTCCTTTGTCTTTTGTTATTTGTCTTTATAACTAATGACTAATGACCAATGACTAATGACTATTTATCCAGAATCTCGCCAGTTTTTTTAAGTTTTCTGACTTTCTTGCCTTCTGAGGTAAAGGTATAACAAACACGACTGGCAACGTTTTGCTTAGTGGAATAAAGCATCACGTTGGAGCTATGAATTGGGAATTCTTGGGTGACAATCCGCCCTGATTCCCCTTCTTGCTGGGGTTTGACGTGCTTGGTCTTGATGTTGACACCTTTGACGATGACTTTACTCAGTTGGGGAAGTGCCTGGACAATTTCACCAATTTTTCCTTTGTCTTTACCAGCAATCACTTGTACGGTGTCGCCAGTTTTAACGTGCATTTTGTGGAATACTTTGGGCGTACCCTGTTTGGTTGCCATTAAAGCACCTCCGGAGCCAGAGAAACAATTTTGGTAAAGTTTTTATCGCGCAGTTCCCGTGCAACTGGGCCAAAAACCCGTGTGCCTCTAGGATTACCGTCTTTGTTGATAATTACAGCAGCGTTATCATCAAAGCGAATACTCATGCCACTGTCACGAGATACAGCTTTACGAGTGCGGACAATTACTGCTTCCACAACATCAGACTTTTTGACAGCCATGTTGGGTGTAGCATCTTTGACAACGGCGATAATTTTATCACCGATAAAACCATAACGACGGTTGCCTCCGCCTAAAACGCGGATGCACATTAGTTTGCGGGCACCGCTATTATCTGCGACATTCAGGTAAGTCTGGGGTTGAATCACAATTATTCTCCCTTGTGATGTTGTTAGAAACTAACAACGATGAGGTTTAAGCAGGTTTGATGTTCAGGACTTCTGTGATTTTCCAGCGCTTGGTTTTGCTCAGGGGTCTAGTTTCCTGAATGCGAACGCGATCACCTACTTTACACTTATTTTCTTCGTCGTGAACTTTATATCGTTGGGTGTTAACCACAATCTTGCCGTACTTGGGGTGAGGAGCGCGGTTTTCTATGGCAACCACCACAGTTTTTTGCATTTTATCGCTCACTACCAAGCCAACTCGTTCTTTAACTGCCATAATCTCCTACTTTTCTTCTTTAGCCGATTGACTTGCTGCCCGTTTGCGTTCTGTTTCTAATGTCAGCAATTGGGCTAGGCGATGTCGAGCCTGTCTGAATTGGTGGGGCTTTTCTAATTGTCTTGTCGCTTTTTGCAAACGCAACTGAAATAGTTGTCTTTTGATCGCAACAATTTCATCAGAGAGCTTCTCGTCACTTAATTCTCTAGCTTCTGAAATCTTGGGAAGAGGCATAAGCTACTCCTGCTCCTGTGGTTGAGAGCGCACAATAAACTTAGTTTTGATGGGCAGTTTAAATGAAGCCAAACGCATAGCTTCACGGGCGATTTCTTCAGAAACCCCACCGATTTCAAACAAAATTCGTCCTGGCTTGACTACCGCTACCCAAAACTCTGGATTACCTTTACCGGAACCCATCCGGGTTTCAGCAGGACGCATGGTTACAGGTTTATCAGGAAAAATCCGAATCCAGATTTGTCCACCCCGACGAATATAACGGGTCATTGCCCGACGAGAAGCCTCGATTTGGCGGGAGGTGATCCAAGCAGGTTCTTGTGCTTGGAGTGCAAAATCACCGAAGTTGAGGGTACTACCACGGGTGGCTAGTCCCTCCATCCGTCCGCGCTGTTGTTTGCGGAATTTAGTTCTTCTAGGGCTTAACATGATTGGCTACTGGGTACTGGGCATTGGGCATTGGGCATTGGGCATTGTCAATGCGCCATGCTCATTTATCCTTCATTTGAGCGGTCTTCAAATTGCTGGCGACGACGTTGTTGTTGACGGCGACGAGGTTCACGATCGCGATCGCGGGGGTCACGTTCGCGATCGCGGCTTGCTGGTGGTAGTGGATCTGGTTCCTGTCCAGGAATAATTTCTCCCTTAAACACCCAAACTTTGATGCCCAAAATACCGTAAACAGTTTTTGCCGTGCAATAAGAGTAGTCAATGTCAGCCCGTAAGGTATGTAAAGGTACTCTACCTTCACGAGTCCACTCTGTCCGGGCAATTTCTGCACCGTTGAGCCGTCCGCTGACTTGGATTTTAATACCTTGAACACCAGCGCGTTGGGCACGCTGAATTGATTGCCGCACTACTCGCCGAAAGGAAACCCGGCGTTCCAATTGTTGAGCAATGTATTCGGCAATTAGGTAGGCATCAGCATCAACTCGTTGAACTTCAACTACGTTAATACGAATTTGGCGATTGCTACCCAATAGTCCTTGGAGTCCGGTACGCAAAGATTCTATACCTTGTCCACCACGCCCTACTACTACACCGGGTCTAGCTGTGCGTACTTCTAAGTCGATTTGGTCGGCTTTGCGCTCAATCCGCACTTCGGAAATTCCGGCGTTGTTTTGAGCAAGTCTACCCAGCTTTTGTTCTATGTATTGACGGAGTTTGTAGTCTTCTTGTAAAAGTTCTGGATAGCGGTCAGGAACAGCAAACCAACGGGATTGATGTTCATGTGTAATACCCAGGCGAAAACCAACTGGATGAATTTTCTGTCCCACGAATGCTTCCTCTAAGATTTCTTACTTTACGTAATTTATTCGTGTAAGCGTGCTTATTTTTCTGGTGCGGCTCCAACGGCCACAGTAATATGACACGTCGGTTTGCGAATTTGGTAAGCTCGACCTTGCGCTCTTGGTTGGAACCGCTTCAACGGCGGCCCTTGATCGGCATAAGCCTGAGTAATCACTAGTTGAGTCCGATCTAACCCAGCGTTGTGTTCAGCATTAGCAGCAGCGCTTCTGAGAACCTTCAATATGGGTTCAGTGGCGCGATAGGGCATGAATTCCAAGATGATTAGCGC
The Nostoc punctiforme PCC 73102 genome window above contains:
- the rplV gene encoding 50S ribosomal protein L22; the encoded protein is MATNTTEVKAIARFIRISAYKVRRVLDQIRGRSYREALIILEFMPYRATEPILKVLRSAAANAEHNAGLDRTQLVITQAYADQGPPLKRFQPRAQGRAYQIRKPTCHITVAVGAAPEK
- the rpmC gene encoding 50S ribosomal protein L29; its protein translation is MPLPKISEARELSDEKLSDEIVAIKRQLFQLRLQKATRQLEKPHQFRQARHRLAQLLTLETERKRAASQSAKEEK
- the rpsH gene encoding 30S ribosomal protein S8 — translated: MAANDTIADMLTRIRNANLARHQTTQVPATKMTRSIAKVLREEGFIAEIEEAEEGVKHNLVISLKYKGKNRQPLITALKRVSKPGLRVYSNRKELPRVLGGIGIAIISTSSGIMTDREARRQNLGGEVLCYVW
- the rpsE gene encoding 30S ribosomal protein S5, which produces MATERKSRTKRAKKEETTWQERVIQIRRVSKVVKGGKKLSFRAIVVVGNERGQVGVGVGKASDVIGAVKKGVADGKKHLIDIPITKSNSIPHPIDGVGGGAKVIMRPAAPGTGVIAGGAVRTVLELAGVRNVLAKQLGSNNPLNNARAAVNALSTLRTLSEVAEDRGIPIQNLYI
- the rplO gene encoding 50S ribosomal protein L15, with protein sequence MRLHDVKPQKGSKKRKKRVARGISAGQGASAGLGMRGQKSRSGSGTRPGFEGGQQPLYRRLPKLKGFPIVNQKIYTTINVEKLASLPANTEVTLASLKAAGILTAVKGPLKILGNGELSTPLKVQAAAFTGTARSKIEAAGGSCEVL
- the rplR gene encoding 50S ribosomal protein L18, giving the protein MKLTRRESKNRRHRRVRGKVVGSPERPRLAVFRSNEHIYAQVIDDSQHQTIVAASTLEPELKSSLASGANRDASVQVGKLIAVRSLEKGITKVVFDRGGNLYHGRVKALADAAREAGLDF
- the infA gene encoding translation initiation factor IF-1, with the translated sequence MSKQDLIEMEGTVTESLPNAMFRVDLDNGFNVLAHISGKIRRNYIKILPGDRVKVELTPYDLTKGRITYRLRKK
- the rplF gene encoding 50S ribosomal protein L6; this encodes MSRIGKRPITIPAKVQVAINGTNIVVKGPKGELSRTLRDNVSLSQEGEILHVNRRDETRTSKQLHGLSRTLVANMVEGVSQGFQRRLEIQGVGYRAQLQGRNLVLNMGYSHQVQIEPPDGIQFAVEGTTNVIVSGYDKEIVGNTAAKIRAVRPPEPYKGKGIRYAGEVVRRKAGKTGKGGKK
- the rplP gene encoding 50S ribosomal protein L16 is translated as MLSPRRTKFRKQQRGRMEGLATRGSTLNFGDFALQAQEPAWITSRQIEASRRAMTRYIRRGGQIWIRIFPDKPVTMRPAETRMGSGKGNPEFWVAVVKPGRILFEIGGVSEEIAREAMRLASFKLPIKTKFIVRSQPQEQE
- the rpsC gene encoding 30S ribosomal protein S3 → MGQKIHPVGFRLGITHEHQSRWFAVPDRYPELLQEDYKLRQYIEQKLGRLAQNNAGISEVRIERKADQIDLEVRTARPGVVVGRGGQGIESLRTGLQGLLGSNRQIRINVVEVQRVDADAYLIAEYIAQQLERRVSFRRVVRQSIQRAQRAGVQGIKIQVSGRLNGAEIARTEWTREGRVPLHTLRADIDYSYCTAKTVYGILGIKVWVFKGEIIPGQEPDPLPPASRDRERDPRDRDREPRRRQQQRRRQQFEDRSNEG
- the rplX gene encoding 50S ribosomal protein L24 produces the protein MATKQGTPKVFHKMHVKTGDTVQVIAGKDKGKIGEIVQALPQLSKVIVKGVNIKTKHVKPQQEGESGRIVTQEFPIHSSNVMLYSTKQNVASRVCYTFTSEGKKVRKLKKTGEILDK
- the rplE gene encoding 50S ribosomal protein L5; this encodes MATTRLKSLYQETIVPKLINQFQYTNVHQVPKLVKVTINRGLGEAAQNAKSLEASINEIALVTGQKPVVTRAKKAIAGFKIRQGMPVGIMVTLRAERMYAFFDRLVSLSLPRIRDFRGVSPKSFDGRGNYTLGVREQLIFPEVEYDSVDQVRGMDISIITTAKNDEEGRALLKELGMPFRDQ
- the rplN gene encoding 50S ribosomal protein L14 gives rise to the protein MIQPQTYLNVADNSGARKLMCIRVLGGGNRRYGFIGDKIIAVVKDATPNMAVKKSDVVEAVIVRTRKAVSRDSGMSIRFDDNAAVIINKDGNPRGTRVFGPVARELRDKNFTKIVSLAPEVL
- the secY gene encoding preprotein translocase subunit SecY, producing MISRDKAPTAQETFMQMAQAAGLRGRLLVTVGVLILVRLGIFLPVPGIDRPRFAEAISGSNSIFGLLDIFSGRGLSTLGVFALGILPFINASIIIQLLTAAIPSLENLQKNEGEAGRRKISQITRYVTVCWAILQSTAFSALFLQQFALNPGPIFVAETAIALTAGSMFVMWASELITERGIGNGASLLIFVNIVASLPKALGDTIDLVQVGGRETVGRVIVLILVFLATIVGIVVVQEGMRRIPIISARRQVGRRVLAEQRSFLPLRLNQGGVMPIIFAAAILSLPLLIANFAKNAELANIINTYLSPSGSGSWVYALVYMISIIFFSYFYSSLILNPVDVAQNLKKMGSSIPGIRPGKATSEYIERVSNRLTFLGAIFLGLVAIIPTGVESALGVPTFKGLGATSLLILVGVAIDTARQIQTYVISQRYEGMVKQ
- the rpsQ gene encoding 30S ribosomal protein S17, coding for MAVKERVGLVVSDKMQKTVVVAIENRAPHPKYGKIVVNTQRYKVHDEENKCKVGDRVRIQETRPLSKTKRWKITEVLNIKPA
- a CDS encoding adenylate kinase: MTRLIFLGPPGAGKGTQAQSLAGHLNIPHISTGEILRQAMKEQTHLGIKAQNYVNSGELVPDQLVQDLVQERLNQPDAENGWILDGFPRKVTQAAFLEELLETIHQSGERVVNLDAPDDVVVERLLARGRKDDTEEVIRRRLEVYRAETAPLIDYYRDRQKLLTVNGNQSQEEVTTELQKVIA